The Micromonospora krabiensis genome window below encodes:
- the hutI gene encoding imidazolonepropionase: MLVTNIGELVTNVAGTGEGGPLGLRRNAAVLVEDGQVAWVGPARDAPAADRRIDADGAAVLPGFVDSHAHLVFAGDRAAEFAARMAGQPYTGGGIRTTVGATRAAPDDELRATVARLRGEALRQGTTTIEIKSGYGLTVADEARSLRIAAEFTEDTTFLGAHVVPAEYADRPDDYVGMVCGPMLAAAAPYARWIDVFCERGAFDVDHARAILACGQAVGLGVRVHANQLGPGPGVQLGVELGAASVDHCTHLSDADVDALASTTTDWVSGPETTTVATLLPGAEFSTRSPYPDARRLLDAGVTVALATDCNPGSSYTSSMPFCVALAVREMRMTPAEAVWAATAGGARALRRDDVGVLRPGARADLIVLDAPSHLHLAYRPGVPLIRQVLHNGVMP; the protein is encoded by the coding sequence CTGCTGGTGACCAACATCGGCGAGCTGGTCACCAACGTGGCCGGCACCGGGGAGGGCGGGCCGCTGGGCCTGCGCCGCAACGCCGCCGTGCTGGTCGAGGACGGGCAGGTGGCCTGGGTCGGGCCGGCCCGGGACGCGCCGGCCGCCGACCGGCGGATCGACGCCGACGGCGCCGCCGTCCTGCCCGGATTCGTGGACAGCCACGCCCACCTGGTCTTCGCCGGTGATCGGGCCGCCGAGTTCGCCGCCCGGATGGCCGGTCAGCCATACACCGGCGGGGGCATCCGCACCACCGTCGGCGCCACCCGCGCCGCGCCCGACGACGAGCTGCGGGCCACCGTCGCCCGGCTGCGGGGCGAGGCGCTGCGGCAGGGCACCACCACCATCGAGATCAAGAGTGGGTACGGCCTCACCGTCGCCGACGAGGCCCGCTCGCTGCGGATCGCCGCCGAGTTCACCGAGGACACCACGTTCCTCGGGGCCCACGTCGTCCCCGCCGAGTACGCCGACCGCCCCGACGACTACGTGGGCATGGTGTGCGGCCCGATGCTGGCCGCCGCCGCCCCGTACGCCCGCTGGATCGACGTGTTCTGCGAGCGGGGCGCCTTCGACGTCGACCACGCCCGGGCCATCCTCGCCTGCGGGCAGGCCGTCGGGCTGGGCGTACGCGTCCACGCCAACCAGCTCGGCCCCGGGCCGGGCGTGCAGCTCGGTGTCGAGCTGGGCGCGGCCAGCGTCGACCACTGCACCCACCTGTCCGACGCCGACGTCGACGCGCTGGCGTCGACCACGACGGACTGGGTGTCGGGCCCGGAGACGACCACCGTCGCCACCCTGCTGCCCGGCGCCGAGTTCTCCACCCGCTCGCCCTACCCGGACGCGCGCCGGCTGCTCGACGCCGGTGTCACGGTCGCGCTGGCCACCGACTGCAACCCCGGCTCGTCGTACACCTCGTCGATGCCGTTCTGCGTCGCCCTCGCCGTACGCGAGATGCGGATGACCCCGGCGGAGGCGGTCTGGGCCGCGACCGCCGGGGGCGCCCGGGCGCTGCGCCGCGACGACGTGGGCGTCCTGCGTCCCGGCGCCCGGGCCGACCTGATCGTCCTCGACGCGCCGTCCCACCTGCACCTGGCCTACCGGCCCGGTGTTCCACTGATCCGCCAGGTCCTGCACAACGGAGTCATGCCATGA
- the hutH gene encoding histidine ammonia-lyase, translating to MSVTIQPSGISPADVLAVARGTAKVVLDPSTVDAMAASRAIVDGIEAAGRPVYGVSTGFGALANTFVAPERRAELQHALIRSHAAGVGAPMPREVVRAMMLLRVRSLALGRSGVRPLVAEALVDLLNHDITPWVPEHGSLGASGDLAPLAHCALVLLGEGWVLGPAGERVDAADALRQAGLAPIELAAKEGLALINGTDGMLGMLLLALHDAAHLFAMADVTAALAIEAMLGSERPFLPELHAIRPHPGQAVSAANIHRLLQDSRVMDSHRDDLAHAVQDAYSMRCAPQVAGAARDTLEFARTVASRELISVVDNPVVLPDGRVESTGNFHGAPLGFAADFLAIAAAEVGAIAERRVDRLLDVTRSRDLPAFLSPDAGVNSGLMIAQYTAAGIVAENRRLAAPASVDSLPTSGMQEDHVSMGWAATKKLRTVLDNLTSVLAVELLAAVRGLQLRAPLTPSPAGRAAVAALGGIAGEPGPDVYLAPLMDAAREVVRGPELRAAIEREIGALG from the coding sequence ATGAGCGTCACCATCCAGCCCAGCGGGATCTCCCCCGCCGACGTGCTCGCCGTCGCCCGCGGCACCGCCAAGGTGGTGCTCGACCCGTCGACGGTGGACGCCATGGCGGCCAGCCGGGCGATCGTGGACGGCATCGAGGCCGCCGGCCGTCCCGTCTACGGCGTCTCCACCGGCTTCGGGGCGCTGGCCAACACGTTCGTCGCGCCGGAGCGCCGCGCCGAGTTGCAGCACGCGCTGATCCGCTCGCACGCCGCCGGGGTGGGCGCGCCGATGCCGCGCGAGGTCGTCCGGGCGATGATGCTGCTGCGGGTCCGGTCGCTGGCGCTGGGTCGCTCCGGCGTCCGCCCGCTGGTCGCGGAGGCCCTGGTCGACCTGCTCAACCACGACATCACCCCGTGGGTGCCGGAGCACGGCTCGCTCGGCGCGTCCGGTGACCTGGCGCCGCTGGCGCACTGCGCGCTGGTGCTGCTCGGCGAGGGCTGGGTGCTCGGCCCGGCCGGAGAACGGGTCGACGCTGCCGACGCGCTGCGTCAGGCCGGGCTGGCGCCGATCGAGCTGGCCGCCAAGGAGGGGCTGGCGCTGATCAACGGCACCGACGGCATGCTCGGGATGCTGTTGCTCGCCCTGCACGACGCGGCCCACCTGTTCGCCATGGCGGACGTGACGGCGGCGCTCGCCATCGAGGCGATGCTCGGCTCGGAGCGGCCGTTCCTGCCCGAGCTGCACGCCATCCGGCCGCACCCCGGGCAGGCCGTCTCGGCGGCGAACATCCACCGCCTGCTCCAGGACTCGCGGGTGATGGACTCGCACCGCGACGACCTGGCGCACGCCGTGCAGGACGCGTACTCGATGCGCTGCGCGCCGCAGGTGGCCGGCGCGGCCCGGGACACGCTGGAGTTCGCCCGGACGGTGGCGTCCCGGGAGCTGATCTCGGTGGTGGACAACCCGGTGGTGCTGCCGGACGGCCGGGTCGAGTCGACCGGCAACTTCCACGGCGCGCCGCTCGGCTTCGCCGCCGACTTCCTCGCGATCGCCGCCGCCGAGGTGGGGGCGATCGCCGAACGGCGCGTCGACCGGCTGCTGGACGTCACCCGGTCCCGCGACCTGCCCGCATTCCTCTCCCCCGACGCCGGGGTCAACTCCGGACTGATGATCGCCCAGTACACCGCGGCCGGGATCGTCGCCGAGAACCGCCGGCTCGCCGCGCCCGCCTCCGTGGACTCGCTGCCCACCAGCGGCATGCAGGAGGACCACGTGTCGATGGGCTGGGCGGCGACGAAGAAGCTGCGGACCGTGCTGGACAACCTGACCAGCGTGCTCGCGGTGGAGCTGCTGGCGGCGGTGCGCGGCCTCCAGCTGCGCGCCCCGCTGACCCCGTCGCCGGCCGGTCGCGCCGCGGTCGCCGCGCTCGGCGGGATCGCCGGCGAACCGGGTCCGGACGTCTACCTCGCCCCCCTCATGGACGCCGCCCGGGAGGTCGTCCGCGGCCCGGAGCTGCGCGCCGCGATCGAGCGGGAGATCGGCGCGCTCGGCTGA
- the rdgB gene encoding RdgB/HAM1 family non-canonical purine NTP pyrophosphatase — protein sequence MNKVLLATRNRKKLVELQRILDVALGAHRVALLGLDDVEEYPELPESGLTFGENALIKAREGFRRTGLPTVADDSGLAVDALNGMPGVFSARWAGSHGDDQANLQLVLDQIADLPDENRGASFVCTVALVLPGGKEHLVDGRQPGRLLRAPRGDGGFGYDPIFLGDGQTRTNAELTPEEKDAVSHRGKALRELAKLIAKVLPPAA from the coding sequence ATGAACAAGGTGCTGCTCGCCACCCGCAACCGCAAGAAGCTGGTGGAGCTCCAGCGGATCCTGGACGTCGCGCTCGGCGCGCACCGGGTCGCCCTGCTCGGCCTGGACGACGTCGAGGAGTATCCGGAGCTGCCGGAGAGCGGCCTCACCTTCGGCGAGAACGCGCTGATCAAGGCCCGGGAGGGGTTTCGTCGCACCGGTCTTCCCACGGTCGCCGACGACTCGGGGCTGGCCGTCGACGCGTTGAACGGGATGCCCGGCGTGTTCAGCGCCCGGTGGGCCGGTTCGCACGGCGACGACCAGGCCAACCTGCAGCTGGTGCTGGACCAGATCGCCGACCTGCCGGACGAGAACCGGGGCGCCTCGTTCGTCTGCACGGTGGCGCTGGTGCTGCCCGGCGGCAAGGAGCACCTGGTCGACGGGCGGCAGCCGGGCCGGCTGCTGCGCGCCCCGCGCGGTGACGGTGGCTTCGGCTACGACCCGATCTTCCTGGGTGACGGGCAGACCCGGACCAACGCCGAGCTGACGCCGGAGGAGAAGGACGCGGTCAGCCACCGCGGCAAGGCGCTGCGCGAGCTGGCCAAGCTGATCGCGAAGGTCCTTCCGCCCGCCGCCTGA
- the rph gene encoding ribonuclease PH has translation MARPDGRQPDQLRPVTLTRGWSTHPEGSVLVEFGATRVLCTASVTEGVPRWRKGSGLGWVTAEYAMLPRATNTRSDRESVKGRVGGRTHEISRLIGRSLRACIDLKALGENSIVLDCDVLQADGGTRTAAITGAYVALHDAVTWLGQRKALAGKPEAVMHRSVAAVSVGVIAGEPRLDLCYEEDVAAEVDMNVVCTGTGEFVEVQGTGEAGVFAREQLDALLDLGVLGCAELAEAQRKALS, from the coding sequence ATGGCGCGACCCGACGGGCGACAGCCCGACCAACTCCGGCCGGTGACCCTGACGCGGGGCTGGAGCACCCATCCGGAGGGCTCGGTGCTCGTCGAGTTCGGCGCGACCCGGGTGCTCTGCACGGCCAGCGTGACCGAGGGTGTGCCCCGCTGGCGCAAGGGCTCCGGCCTCGGCTGGGTGACGGCCGAGTACGCGATGCTGCCCCGGGCCACCAACACCCGCTCCGATCGGGAGAGCGTGAAGGGCCGGGTCGGTGGGCGTACCCACGAGATCTCCCGGCTGATCGGGCGCAGCCTGCGCGCCTGCATCGACCTGAAGGCGCTCGGCGAGAACTCGATCGTGCTCGACTGCGACGTGCTCCAGGCCGACGGCGGCACCCGCACCGCGGCGATCACCGGCGCGTACGTGGCGCTCCACGACGCGGTGACGTGGCTGGGGCAGCGCAAGGCGCTGGCCGGCAAGCCGGAGGCCGTGATGCACCGGTCGGTGGCGGCGGTCAGCGTCGGGGTCATCGCGGGCGAGCCGCGCCTGGACCTCTGCTACGAGGAGGACGTGGCCGCCGAGGTCGACATGAACGTGGTGTGCACCGGCACCGGCGAGTTCGTCGAGGTGCAGGGCACCGGTGAGGCGGGCGTGTTCGCCCGTGAACAGCTCGACGCCCTGCTCGACCTGGGCGTGCTGGGCTGTGCGGAACTGGCCGAAGCCCAGCGGAAGGCTCTCTCATGA